The following are encoded together in the Bacillus alveayuensis genome:
- a CDS encoding DNA-binding GntR family transcriptional regulator (product_source=COG1802; cath_funfam=1.10.10.10,1.20.120.530; cog=COG1802; pfam=PF00392,PF07729; smart=SM00345,SM00895; superfamily=46785,48008), whose product MKQGVKNKTQMAYEYILSRIENGSYGPGYRIVIDQIAKELNLSSIPVREAIRQLEAEGLIQYKPYSGAVVSNINEKEYLQTISVLAVLEGYATVLSSNFIKEETIKQLEELNEKMRQSLIDFEFELFSELNYQFHTLIYENCGNTFLEEQIKQIWQRMKRIRTYGFTLVPQRSKESIKEHEEIIRLLREKAPPNQIEEFVRQHKLNTAEAFRNRKKLS is encoded by the coding sequence ATGAAACAGGGTGTAAAAAACAAAACACAAATGGCATATGAATACATTCTTTCTCGAATTGAAAACGGTTCCTATGGTCCCGGATACCGAATTGTTATTGATCAAATTGCTAAGGAATTAAATCTTAGCAGTATTCCTGTAAGGGAGGCTATCCGCCAATTAGAAGCAGAGGGATTGATTCAGTACAAACCATATAGCGGTGCAGTTGTTAGCAATATTAATGAAAAAGAGTATTTGCAAACGATATCTGTTTTGGCGGTATTAGAAGGATATGCGACTGTTTTAAGTTCAAATTTCATAAAGGAGGAGACAATTAAACAATTAGAAGAACTAAATGAAAAAATGAGACAGTCGCTTATAGATTTTGAATTTGAATTATTTAGTGAATTAAATTATCAGTTTCACACATTAATTTATGAAAATTGCGGCAATACCTTCTTAGAAGAGCAAATTAAACAAATTTGGCAGCGGATGAAGCGTATTCGGACATATGGTTTTACCCTTGTTCCCCAGCGGTCAAAAGAGTCTATTAAAGAGCATGAAGAAATCATTCGTTTACTGCGGGAAAAGGCGCCGCCTAATCAAATTGAAGAATTTGTCCGTCAACACAAGTTAAATACAGCTGAAGCCTTTAGAAATCGAAAAAAACTTTCATAA
- a CDS encoding 5-carboxymethyl-2-hydroxymuconate isomerase (product_source=KO:K01826; cog=COG3232; ko=KO:K01826; pfam=PF02962; superfamily=55331) gives MPHFILEYTDNIKDEANIPDLLKKINQVLISRSDIFPIGGIRSRAIELKHYFVADGTENDAFVHGTLKIGAGRSDEDKKAVCDEIFAVIKDHFSELYEKRYLALSLELYEFSKFGTYKHNNIHKRYKK, from the coding sequence ATGCCGCATTTTATATTAGAATATACGGACAATATTAAAGACGAAGCGAACATTCCAGATTTATTAAAAAAAATTAATCAAGTGCTTATTTCACGGAGTGATATATTCCCAATCGGGGGTATACGATCAAGAGCGATAGAATTAAAACATTATTTTGTTGCGGATGGAACGGAAAATGATGCTTTTGTCCATGGAACGTTAAAAATTGGGGCCGGACGTTCTGATGAAGATAAGAAAGCTGTTTGTGATGAAATTTTTGCCGTTATAAAAGATCATTTTTCAGAGCTTTATGAAAAACGGTATCTTGCCTTGTCTTTAGAACTATATGAATTTAGCAAATTTGGTACCTACAAACATAATAATATTCACAAGCGATATAAAAAGTAA
- a CDS encoding 5-carboxymethyl-2-hydroxymuconic-semialdehyde dehydrogenase (product_source=KO:K00151; cath_funfam=3.40.605.10; cog=COG1012; ko=KO:K00151; pfam=PF00171; superfamily=53720; tigrfam=TIGR02299), whose protein sequence is MTEYQVGKVLHYINGEFVEGVANKSFQNFNPFNNDVINEVAEGFKEDIDLAVQAAKNAFELGPWGSMKLDERMKYIYKIADLIEEEAEEIAVLESLDTGLPISQTKKQVARAAENFRFYARMVQTKLHGESYPVDDLFLNYTVYEPLGVIGLITPWNAPFMLETWKVAPALATGNTVVLKPAELSPLTANRLAEIIHKSGLPAGVFNVVHGFGETAGASLTAHPDVKAISFTGETTTGSTIIKSSADTLKKTSMELGGKSPLIVFDDADLDRALDAAIWGIFSFNGERCTSNARVFLHKNIKDQFVEALKERVANIKIGDPMDPSTELGPLIEKKHFDKVNSYIELAKEEGCEVVQGVVPEEFKKGNFVPPTLLLNARNEMRVCQEEIFGPVMAVIEFETEQEVISMANDIKYGLAGFVWTNDIKRGHRVSRAIEAGMIWINAQNVRDLRIPFGGTKDSGIGREGGHYAFEFYTEPKVIHVAIGDHHIPQFGKSKTGSTVSAQQG, encoded by the coding sequence ATGACCGAATATCAGGTTGGGAAAGTTCTTCATTATATAAATGGAGAATTCGTTGAAGGAGTAGCTAATAAAAGCTTTCAGAATTTTAACCCTTTTAACAACGACGTCATTAATGAAGTAGCTGAAGGGTTTAAGGAAGATATCGATCTTGCCGTACAAGCAGCTAAAAATGCCTTTGAACTTGGTCCATGGGGATCGATGAAATTAGATGAACGGATGAAATACATCTACAAAATCGCTGACTTAATTGAAGAGGAAGCAGAAGAAATTGCTGTTTTAGAATCATTAGATACGGGACTTCCTATTAGCCAAACGAAAAAACAAGTAGCTCGCGCTGCTGAAAACTTTCGCTTTTATGCACGAATGGTGCAAACAAAATTACATGGTGAAAGCTACCCTGTAGATGATTTGTTTCTCAACTATACGGTTTATGAGCCGTTAGGGGTAATAGGCTTAATTACACCATGGAATGCACCATTTATGCTAGAAACATGGAAGGTTGCTCCAGCTTTAGCAACAGGCAACACGGTTGTTTTAAAACCAGCTGAACTCTCCCCATTAACTGCTAATAGATTAGCTGAAATCATTCATAAGTCTGGATTGCCGGCAGGTGTTTTCAATGTTGTGCATGGGTTTGGAGAAACAGCTGGTGCTTCATTAACAGCCCATCCGGATGTAAAAGCCATTTCTTTCACAGGAGAAACGACAACGGGATCTACCATTATTAAAAGTTCAGCAGACACGTTAAAGAAAACGTCAATGGAGCTGGGAGGAAAATCTCCTTTGATTGTATTTGACGATGCTGATTTAGATCGCGCATTGGATGCGGCTATATGGGGAATCTTCTCTTTTAATGGTGAACGTTGTACTTCAAATGCTCGTGTGTTTCTTCATAAAAATATTAAAGATCAATTCGTTGAAGCATTAAAAGAACGTGTAGCCAATATCAAAATTGGCGATCCAATGGATCCTTCCACGGAGCTTGGTCCTTTAATCGAAAAGAAACATTTTGACAAAGTAAATTCATATATCGAATTAGCGAAAGAAGAAGGCTGCGAAGTGGTTCAAGGGGTCGTTCCAGAAGAATTTAAAAAAGGAAATTTTGTACCACCAACATTATTATTAAACGCAAGAAATGAAATGAGAGTGTGCCAGGAAGAAATTTTCGGTCCTGTGATGGCTGTGATTGAGTTTGAAACCGAACAGGAAGTCATTTCAATGGCAAATGATATAAAATATGGGTTAGCAGGTTTTGTTTGGACCAATGATATTAAGAGAGGACACCGGGTATCACGTGCGATTGAAGCAGGTATGATCTGGATTAATGCCCAAAATGTCCGTGATCTTCGTATTCCGTTTGGAGGGACAAAGGATAGTGGAATCGGAAGAGAAGGAGGACATTACGCATTCGAATTTTATACAGAACCTAAAGTTATTCATGTAGCCATTGGCGATCACCATATTCCACAGTTTGGTAAATCAAAAACAGGTTCAACTGTTTCGGCTCAGCAAGGCTAA